The Ornithodoros turicata isolate Travis chromosome 7, ASM3712646v1, whole genome shotgun sequence genome includes a region encoding these proteins:
- the LOC135399752 gene encoding neprilysin-1-like, whose product MLQPNSQVNDTSTETSTVHSRHPCFLTVFYITAIISVLALLYWIQMRSLQRPPTSNATCSSRDCNYYASLLIESIDNSIDPCDDFYGYVCKRWRRTSVSQSTSVLDSLRSRAMKALLNRAFKENTSTVGQSAAQKAMTLLRTCVSVWRDGVNAVPPVKEFLADIGLPWPGSAGKSFIDIFVEVSLNWDLPSWISLRLNNFIRDTKGRPRIEFGECPYVDEWVERRTRMQQAKQYEEFVERHAAAFGVSDGMSVRHVVGMVFEVERLILDRIVTLNSHMPSVAKFNFSDLRGGEALLSALHARVPWIRAQYHQNDTVSVFNRNLVDTVLGVFLNDSSDEQYTHLISVGLGWMLVEVLSKFASSDLASLQHLGRGGEGYDYETECFNEVAYRMGMALSMLTVCKQKPRHTMKGIARITDRIVSALNGTVMRSNTLDQSSKQTAALIFNNVYKTLFFASRFQSEDEVNEMFSTVPDMIHTHFIGNWVDARKALRLISFATSPVIPAFPGILFEPECDPDGFTYFPLYSRQLVPAVNYGGIGYEIAKAIAQTVNWEHTQWLNQVPFRDYTSRLRCLDERATKNQARTGSPHHQLSVWELMTSTWTLESVFEAFKDDVTDIPSRLAAAPEFSEGQLFFLSICYNLCSVEDAQAAALLCNAPLQNMPEFAVAFQCRHNSYMNPSSRCHSW is encoded by the exons ATGCTGCAGCCGAACAGCCAG GTCAACGATACATCCACCGAGACATCGACGGTGCATAGCAGGCACCCGTGCTTCCTCACCGTGTTCTACATAACAGCCATCATATCTGTCCTGGCACTCCTGTACTGGATTCAGATGCGCTCCCTCCAACGGCCGCCGACGTCAAACGCTACGTGCAGTAGCCGTGACTGCAACTATTACGCTAGCTTGCTCATCGAAAGCATAGACAACTCCATCGACCCCTGCGACGACTTCTACGGCTACGTCTGTAAGCGGTGGAGGAGGACGTCAGTGTCGCAGAGCACATCCGTTCTAGACTCCTTGAGATCCCGCGCAATGAAAGCCCTCCTGAACCGTGCCTTTAAAGAAAACACTTCAACGGTCGGACAATCTGCCGCTCAGAAGGCTATGACGTTGCTGCGCACGTGTGTTAGTGTGTGGCGTGATGGCGTCAACGCGGTCCCACCCGTCAAGGAATTCTTGGCGGACATCGGCCTCCCGTGGCCCGGTTCCGCGGGTAAAAGCTTTATCGACATCTTCGTCGAGGTCTCGCTGAATTGGGATCTACCCTCGTGGATTTCGTTGCGACTGAACAATTTCATACGCGACACGAAAGGAAGGCCGAGGATCGAGTTTGGCGAGTGCCCCTACGTCGACGAGTGGGTTGAACGAAGAACCAGGATGCAGCAAGCTAAGCAGTACGAAGAGTTCGTAGAACGCCATGCCGCTGCATTCGGTGTGAGTGACGGAATGTCTGTGCGACATGTCGTTGGGATGGTATTTGAAGTTGAACGACTGATCCTCGATAGAATCGTCACCCTGAACAGTCATATGCCTTCCGTCGCGAAGTTTAATTTCTCAGATTTAAGAGGCGGAGAAGCACTGCTTAGTGCACTGCATGCTCGTGTTCCCTGGATTCGAGCTCAATACCACCAGAACGATACGGTCTCCGTATTCAACAGAAATCTTGTCGATACCGTGCTCGGTGTGTTCCTGAACGATAGCAGTGACGAACAGTACACCCATCTGATCTCCGTTGGCTTGGGCTGGATGCTAGTGGAAGTACTAAGCAAGTTTGCGTCCAGTGATCTGGCGTCTCTGCAGCACTTAGGGCGTGGCGGCGAAGGCTACGACTATGAGACAGAGTGCTTCAATGAAGTGGCCTACAGAATGGGCATGGCCCTTTCAATGCTCACCGTCTGCAAACAGAAACCGAGGCACACAATGAAAGGGATTGCCCGCATCACAGATCGCATCGTATCCGCCTTGAACGGTACTGTGATGAGAAGCAACACTCTGGATCAATCATCGAAACAGACTGCAGCTCTCATATTCAACAACGTGTACAAGACACTATTCTTCGCTTCGCGCTTTCAAAGTGAAGATGAAGTAAACGAAATGTTCAGCACCGTTCCTGACATGATCCACACGCATTTCATAGGCAACTGGGTGGATGCCAGGAAGGCGCTGCGGCTGATATCGTTTGCCACATCCCCCGTGATCCCAGCCTTTCCTGGCATTCTCTTCGAACCCGAGTGCGATCCTGACGGCTTCACTTACTTCCCGTTGTATTCAAGACAGCTGGTACCGGCTGTAAATTACGGCGGTATTGGTTATGAGATAGCGAAGGCGATAGCTCAGACTGTAAACTGGGAGCACACGCAATGGCTAAACCAAGTCCCTTTTCGCGATTATACGAGTCGCTTAAGATGTCTCGACGAACGGGCCACCAAGAACCAAGCGAGGACTGGATCGCCACATCACCAGTTGTCAGTATGGGAGTTAATGACGTCAACTTGGACCTTAGAGTCAGTTTTTGAAGCCTTCAAAGACGACGTGACTGACATACCTTCACGTTTGGCTGCAGCTCCAGAGTTTTCGGAAGGGCAACTGTTTTTCCTAAGTATCTGTTACAACTTGTGCTCGGTTGAGGACGCCCAAGCGGCTGCACTACTCTGCAACGCACCTCTGCAGAACATGCCAGAGTTCGCAGTAGCTTTCCAGTGCCGGCATAACTCTTATATGAACCCTTCAAGTAGGTGTCACTCGTGGTGA
- the LOC135400545 gene encoding androgen-dependent TFPI-regulating protein-like: MRIRHNISKREEVEEDEEHHTGVPFSVGRRRSSSSKAAMQKARLIKVFHFSAFFWYAYCNHFCDAYLDVPNRWLSHRIFGRHKYLTHWNLSIQTATFLLCCVVDVLPPEYTAAVARVRDHLTLSISIPLSLFVTIFFWTLYHIDREFVFPDIVALYYPAWLNHVLHTATLPIIIADIALYRHEQPSRATAFLSLAIFAVCYITWIEYLGLVHNVWVYPLFEMISANAFVLLVAFSSGIVFIFYMCAESINGIFWKNSVPKSGDFRSRSVNK, translated from the coding sequence ATGCGAATTCGCCATAACATATCAAAGCgtgaagaagtagaagaagacgaagaacaCCACACTGGAGTtccattctccgtgggacgaagaagaagtagtAGTTCGAAAGCAGCGATGCAGAAGGCACGCCTGATCAAGGTCTTCCACTTCAGTGCTTTCTTCTGGTACGCGTACTGCAATCATTTCTGCGATGCTTACCTGGACGTCCCAAACCGATGGCTGTCGCACCGGATTTTCGGACGCCACAAGTACCTGACCCACTGGAATCTCTCCATCCAAACGGCCACATTTCTTCTCTGCTGCGTCGTCGACGTTCTACCACCAGAATACACCGCGGCAGTGGCACGGGTTCGGGATCACCTGACCCTCTCCATATCGATACCCTTGTCCTTGTTCGTGACCATCTTCTTCTGGACCCTGTACCACATCGACAGGGAATTCGTCTTTCCCGACATCGTGGCCTTGTACTACCCTGCGTGGCTGAACCATGTCCTACACACTGCCACGCTGCCGATAATCATCGCCGACATTGCGCTCTATCGCCACGAGCAGCCGTCCAGGGCAACGGCCTTCTTAAGCCTCGCCATCTTCGCCGTATGTTATATCACGTGGATAGAGTACTTGGGACTCGTGCACAATGTCTGGGTGTACCCGTTGTTCGAGATGATTTCTGCGAACGCGTTTGTACTTTTAGTGGCCTTCAGCTCAGGCATCGTGTTTATCTTCTATATGTGCGCAGAGAGCATCAACGGAATATTTTGGAAGAACAGTGTACCTAAGTCGGGCGACTTTCGAAGTCGCTCAGTAAACAAGTGA
- the LOC135400546 gene encoding androgen-dependent TFPI-regulating protein-like: METPNAVRLEQRKMLHHTLVKTFHIVTSIGYLYMHYYCEVYLDVPYKLYSHRIFGRYKYLTHWNLTIQTVLLLLCCIADFAPPETRRSVILIRDHLFLSLAMPLSLFVTVFFWTLYHVDRDFVFPDIVAMYYPVWVNHALHSTTLPILLLEASLHRHRQPKRSAGFATLMAVVVAYISLMEYLGIVHDVWVYPVLEVMEARIFVPFVTFSAVVVFVFYIWAERINIMYWPDNNQE; encoded by the coding sequence ATGGAGACACCGAATGCCGTGCGTCTGGAACAACGCAAAATGCTCCATCATACCTTGGTAAAGACCTTCCACATTGTAACCTCCATTGGATACCTGTACATGCACTACTACTGCGAAGTGTATTTGGACGTTCCATACAAACTATACTCGCACAGGATATTTGGACGCTACAAGTACCTAACGCACTGGAACCTCACGATTCAGACAGTGTTGTTACTACTGTGCTGCATCGCCGACTTCGCACCGCCAGAAACTAGACGATCCGTGATATTAATTCGGGACCATCTGTTCCTATCTCTAGCGATGCCTCTGTCACTGTTCGTAACGGTTTTCTTCTGGACCCTGTACCACGTCGACAGGGATTTCGTGTTTCCTGACATCGTGGCCATGTACTATCCGGTGTGGGTGAACCATGCGTTGCATTCGACCACGCTACCCATTCTCCTGCTTGAAGCGTCGCTGCACCGTCACAGACAGCCGAAAAGATCCGCTGGCTTCGCGACACTTATGGCTGTAGTCGTTGCTTACATCAGCCTCATGGAGTACCTGGGTATCGTACATGACGTCTGGGTCTACCCTGTATTGGAAGTCATGGAGGCCCGCATTTTCGTCCCCTTTGTGACATTCAGCGCTGTGGTAGTCTTCGTCTTCTACATCTGGGCGGAACGGATCAATATTATGTATTGGCCGGACAATAATCAAGAATGA